A stretch of Syntrophorhabdales bacterium DNA encodes these proteins:
- a CDS encoding fumarylacetoacetate hydrolase family protein: MKFVTFEVKTPIGPVQRIGVLKRQGIIDLHAAYASYLRDVRGIYRWQELAEAIVPPDMLKFIEGGAMSMEAALQALDHDERSGDRANDSSGARTFYELNEVRLLAPVPRPLSIRDCSAFLQHVKNARARAGLPAELPQVNYEIPAHYRTSTTDVSGPDEPVFWPGYTEKLDYELEIALCIGKQGVNIRPDAVNQYIFGYTIFNDISARDIQRKEMELKLGPAKAKTFQSSNIMGPCLVTPDEIDAGNLRMTARINGEIWSDGNTGDMQFTFAQLVSYISKDDPLYPGEFIASGTVGFGCGLELDRWIKPGDILELEVEGIGVLRNKVSPKA, translated from the coding sequence ATGAAGTTTGTCACATTTGAAGTAAAGACACCGATCGGTCCGGTACAGCGCATAGGCGTTTTGAAGAGACAAGGCATTATAGACCTTCATGCGGCCTATGCCTCATACCTGAGAGACGTTCGTGGCATATATCGATGGCAGGAGCTGGCAGAGGCAATAGTACCGCCCGACATGCTGAAGTTCATCGAGGGCGGCGCCATGTCGATGGAGGCAGCTCTTCAAGCGCTCGATCACGATGAAAGGTCAGGAGATCGGGCAAATGACAGTAGTGGAGCAAGGACCTTCTATGAGCTTAACGAGGTCAGGCTGCTTGCGCCGGTGCCGCGTCCGCTTTCAATCAGGGATTGCTCGGCATTTCTGCAGCACGTGAAGAATGCGCGTGCCCGCGCAGGGTTGCCAGCCGAATTGCCGCAGGTGAATTATGAAATCCCTGCTCATTACCGCACCAGCACCACTGATGTCAGCGGGCCCGATGAGCCCGTCTTCTGGCCGGGCTATACTGAAAAACTGGATTATGAGCTGGAAATCGCCCTCTGCATTGGTAAGCAAGGGGTCAACATACGGCCGGATGCGGTGAACCAGTACATTTTCGGCTACACTATTTTCAACGATATCAGCGCCCGTGATATCCAGAGAAAAGAGATGGAACTGAAACTAGGGCCTGCGAAGGCTAAGACCTTTCAGAGCTCCAACATAATGGGGCCCTGCTTGGTCACGCCCGACGAAATAGATGCAGGGAACCTTCGGATGACAGCCCGGATCAATGGCGAGATCTGGTCGGACGGCAACACCGGGGACATGCAGTTTACGTTTGCCCAACTGGTCTCTTACATATCGAAAGATGACCCTCTCTACCCTGGAGAGTTCATCGCTTCCGGAACCGTAGGTTTCGGCTGCGGCCTGGAGCTTGATCGATGGATCAAGCCTGGCGACATACTGGAACTGGAAGTAGAGGGGATAGGCGTACTCAGAAACAAAGTAAGCCCCAAGGCCTGA